The following proteins are encoded in a genomic region of Helicobacteraceae bacterium:
- a CDS encoding diguanylate cyclase yields the protein MKRRISVLLVLTLVLLTLTVTLIVGFNFREFAIQSSIDKAKMTATLVRDGLTAHMINDVMENRHHFMERIGAVRDLEQVWVIRADSVIRDYGVGFEGERSKDEIDAEVISSGKSADRVTETSSSAHLRVTIPYIATPECLQCHVGGRGEVLGAISMIMDISDMRESGLKTMARICIASFLVAIAAALITNQWLNRYLELFEALTKAIKKGHEGDFSPQISTSLTDEGGKLAEQLNSLYSKLRDMVEQIDKRIVILIGATAQKNANENPLIRMREIVDSLVDIYKFKKTIEIDRDKNEIYEHLIDVVRKILGENGDFALFEVSIAQGKSEVIYAVNPRLYCRAHEAQTLCEECRALRSQTVVFSDDFSRVCAYFDLENEERRVLMCMPYRVTDEVSLLLQVSSEDSVGLERIKVEITTLNNYFDAARPVLESRYLTHVLQESNLRDGLTGLYNRKFLNEFTDHIARQASRVRSSYALLALDIDHFKMVNDTYGHDIGDLVIKGLADTMTSSIREADIAIRQGGEEFLIMLLNASEEGAVAVAEKIREKFAARPFKTGAGDSISKTVSVGITLYPQDADGIWRAIKLADIALYKAKDGGRNRVVRYQSEMGPVGEAY from the coding sequence ATGAAGCGTCGCATATCGGTTTTGCTAGTTTTAACTCTCGTGCTGCTTACGTTGACGGTAACGCTGATCGTGGGGTTTAATTTTCGAGAGTTTGCAATCCAAAGCTCTATCGACAAAGCCAAAATGACCGCGACGTTGGTGCGCGACGGTTTGACGGCGCATATGATAAACGACGTTATGGAAAACCGCCATCACTTTATGGAGCGAATCGGCGCGGTGCGCGATTTGGAACAGGTTTGGGTGATTCGCGCCGACAGCGTTATACGAGATTACGGAGTAGGCTTCGAGGGCGAAAGGTCAAAAGACGAAATTGACGCCGAAGTGATAAGCAGCGGCAAAAGCGCCGATCGCGTTACCGAAACAAGCTCGTCGGCGCATTTGCGCGTTACCATTCCATACATAGCCACTCCGGAATGTTTGCAGTGTCATGTCGGCGGACGCGGCGAAGTGCTAGGCGCGATCAGTATGATTATGGACATAAGCGATATGCGCGAGAGCGGGTTAAAAACTATGGCGCGTATCTGTATCGCCTCGTTTCTAGTGGCGATCGCCGCGGCTTTGATAACAAATCAGTGGCTTAACCGATATTTGGAACTTTTTGAAGCGCTGACCAAAGCGATCAAAAAGGGACACGAAGGCGACTTTTCGCCGCAGATTTCCACCTCGCTTACCGACGAAGGCGGCAAGTTAGCCGAGCAGTTAAACAGCCTCTACTCCAAACTGCGCGATATGGTGGAGCAGATCGATAAGCGAATCGTGATTTTAATCGGCGCTACGGCGCAAAAAAACGCGAATGAAAACCCGCTGATCCGCATGCGCGAAATCGTCGATTCGCTCGTCGATATTTACAAGTTCAAAAAGACGATAGAGATCGATCGGGACAAAAACGAAATATACGAGCATTTGATCGACGTCGTTCGCAAAATTCTCGGCGAGAACGGCGATTTCGCGCTTTTCGAGGTTTCGATCGCGCAGGGTAAAAGCGAGGTTATATACGCCGTCAACCCTCGACTTTACTGCCGCGCGCACGAAGCGCAGACGCTGTGCGAGGAGTGCCGCGCGTTAAGAAGTCAAACCGTCGTGTTCAGCGACGATTTTTCCCGCGTGTGCGCTTATTTTGATTTGGAAAACGAGGAGAGGCGCGTTCTTATGTGTATGCCCTATCGCGTAACGGACGAGGTTTCGTTGCTGTTGCAGGTTTCGTCGGAAGATTCCGTCGGTTTAGAGCGAATCAAGGTCGAAATCACGACGCTAAACAACTATTTTGACGCGGCGCGTCCCGTGCTTGAAAGCCGCTATTTAACGCACGTGTTGCAAGAATCCAATTTGCGCGACGGTTTGACGGGGCTGTATAACCGCAAATTTCTTAACGAATTTACCGATCATATCGCCCGCCAAGCCTCTCGCGTGCGCTCCTCTTACGCGTTGCTTGCATTGGATATAGATCATTTCAAAATGGTAAACGACACCTACGGACACGATATAGGCGACCTTGTGATCAAGGGTTTAGCCGACACTATGACAAGCTCTATACGAGAGGCGGATATAGCGATCAGGCAGGGCGGCGAAGAGTTTTTGATTATGCTGCTTAACGCTTCCGAAGAGGGCGCGGTGGCGGTGGCGGAAAAGATACGCGAAAAATTTGCGGCGCGCCCTTTCAAAACGGGCGCCGGCGATAGCATATCAAAAACCGTCAGCGTCGGCATAACGCTTTATCCGCAAGACGCCGACGGTATATGGCGAGCGATTAAACTAGCCGATATAGCGCTCTATAAGGCAAAAGACGGCGGGCGCAACCGCGTGGTGCGATACCAATCCGAGATGGGACCCGTAGGCGAGGCTTATTAA
- a CDS encoding histidine phosphatase family protein, whose product MKTLVLMRHAKAEKGKNDRERALTNEGREEAIAIAEKLAENGCKPDIVLVSDARRARETALIVADILGALDRVKTEESLYEGESREYIRAIDSIALRCESALIIGHNPAISDAAAILCEYFTDIFSTAAALGMEFDVAVKMGTGKQLFFLSAK is encoded by the coding sequence ATGAAAACGTTAGTGTTAATGCGGCACGCTAAGGCGGAAAAAGGAAAAAACGATCGCGAGCGGGCGCTAACCAACGAGGGCAGAGAAGAGGCGATAGCAATCGCGGAAAAACTCGCCGAAAACGGCTGTAAACCGGATATTGTGCTGGTAAGCGACGCTAGGAGAGCTAGAGAAACGGCGCTGATCGTCGCCGATATTTTAGGAGCGCTCGATCGCGTAAAAACGGAGGAAAGCCTATACGAAGGCGAATCGCGGGAGTATATCCGCGCTATCGACTCGATCGCTTTAAGATGCGAAAGCGCGCTTATTATCGGACATAACCCCGCGATTTCGGACGCGGCGGCGATTTTGTGCGAGTATTTCACCGATATTTTTTCGACCGCCGCCGCGCTCGGAATGGAATTTGACGTCGCGGTAAAGATGGGGACGGGCAAGCAGCTGTTTTTCTTAAGCGCGAAATAG
- a CDS encoding UDP-N-acetylmuramate dehydrogenase encodes MLIDFQRYSSIKIGSRIEAEVVKDRGFDPRGFFIVGNACNLLISPNPPPIAILDRSFDYLRVEGETLIAGGKTPSGRITSLCKKENLGGLEFLSGLPGSVGGLIAMNAGLKNASAFDRLLWIDFGGGKICAKEVESGYRFANLRGVVFEAAFKLSKGYDRALEAYYLNIRDSQPKEPSAGSCFKNPIGDYAGRLIEAVGLRGARRGGVGFSQKHANFLVNFGGGSFDDAIKLIDEAKRRVLESFNIALETEIKII; translated from the coding sequence ATGTTAATAGATTTTCAGCGTTACAGCTCCATTAAAATCGGCTCGCGGATTGAGGCGGAAGTCGTCAAAGATCGCGGTTTTGACCCGCGCGGCTTCTTTATCGTCGGAAACGCTTGCAATCTGCTTATATCGCCAAATCCGCCGCCGATCGCGATTTTGGATCGCTCGTTCGATTACCTTCGCGTAGAGGGCGAAACGCTAATCGCCGGAGGCAAAACGCCAAGCGGACGAATAACGTCGCTGTGCAAAAAAGAAAATCTGGGCGGCTTAGAATTTTTATCGGGGTTGCCCGGTAGCGTCGGAGGGCTGATAGCGATGAACGCGGGGTTGAAAAACGCAAGCGCGTTTGATCGGCTGCTTTGGATCGACTTTGGCGGCGGCAAAATCTGCGCGAAGGAAGTAGAAAGCGGCTATCGGTTTGCCAATCTGCGAGGCGTCGTTTTTGAAGCGGCGTTTAAGCTCTCCAAAGGCTACGACCGAGCGCTTGAAGCCTATTATTTAAACATACGCGATTCGCAACCTAAAGAGCCTAGCGCGGGAAGCTGTTTTAAGAACCCAATCGGCGATTACGCGGGCAGGCTGATCGAAGCGGTCGGCTTGCGCGGCGCGCGGCGCGGCGGCGTTGGCTTTAGCCAAAAACACGCCAATTTTCTGGTTAATTTCGGCGGCGGCTCGTTCGACGACGCTATAAAGTTGATCGACGAGGCAAAACGCCGCGTTTTAGAGAGCTTTAATATCGCGCTGGAAACCGAAATTAAAATTATATAA